The Psychrobium sp. MM17-31 DNA window GTTGGGTGGTAAATGTGTGTTGTTTACCTCGTTTTGAATTGTAATTGAGCACTCAATGCATTACATTCACCAAACACTGTTACACATAGATGTGTATTGAAAATCATTAAAGCTAAGGAAAGCTCCTCATGAAAAAATTATCCCTCTTGATTACTGTATGTTTATTTCTCTTATTAGGAGTAAATTCAGCATACGCTGTCACTGTTCAGCAAGCATATTCAAAACAGCAAAGTGATGTCCAAGTTCAAGGGATGGGAACCGTCGTTCGGTTGCTAAGCGATGATCTAGAAGGCGCCCGTCATCAAAAATTCATTCTTAAATTATCATCAGGCCAAACCATACTTATTGCCCATAACATCGATTTAGCCCCGCGTATAAATAGTATTGCTACTGGTGATAAAGTGCAGTTTTTTGGTGAATACGAGTGGAATAACAAAGGCGGTGTCGTACATTGGACGCATCACGATCCGCGAAGACGTCATGTTGGTGGCTGGCTTAAACATCGCGGGAAGGTTTATCAGTAGGATTAACTAGATTGGGAGTCAGCAGTGGCTGATGGACTATCGTTGAAGTTATTGTATGTTTAATTTTGCTTTAATTCCGTCAATCTCGCTATTGATATGTTTTTGTTCTTAAAGTTACGTTAAAAAATTACCTGTATT harbors:
- a CDS encoding DUF3465 domain-containing protein codes for the protein MKKLSLLITVCLFLLLGVNSAYAVTVQQAYSKQQSDVQVQGMGTVVRLLSDDLEGARHQKFILKLSSGQTILIAHNIDLAPRINSIATGDKVQFFGEYEWNNKGGVVHWTHHDPRRRHVGGWLKHRGKVYQ